In Brevibacillus brevis, a genomic segment contains:
- a CDS encoding copper amine oxidase N-terminal domain-containing protein, with the protein MEKSKKALPIVLASALAATPLVVAPNQASALTDVSVTADDNTAGENSEYEIEFTPEEDLDTGDIIYIKFDSDYDVDKDISEDDIDADFDIKSVKVNGKVIEIKIDDEISADDDVSLTISDGITNPDDDGTYKVGVQTTNEKGYEYDDVKIKEDGGSKNSSSSGKFAVDVSSKAGGDKVSIELGDFDLKGSSELETGETITVIFPDEDMLPSSIDEADVKVNGKTAKSVDVDGDEVSIDVPSGADGDDYINLEFLKSAGITNPDKADKYTFKVKYDGTTYTSKEFEVTKSGSSSTTESGNYTVNLSDPAAGARSSYIFETDFGSKELKADSELVIEFPSADMVPAILSPSDFSINGKTAKKVVASGNKVYITTPSNFSSDSDVKVTVSYTAWITNPKTPGSYTLKTTVAGKTIESKSFSIGGSSVNPTTPTTPTAPTTPTTTTPVNNSTATITLTSNALAKPTGVNVAIKGLGVGLAKQRDFIELVFPAGYKVPAYIAPANITVNGVAANYVAVRGQNILVYPAQDIPAATAATVSINAAANIVNPAVKNAYSISVYTSEEKGLQFARAVGVGMPSPAQPVVTTPTTPTTTTPTTQQPAVNVPANSALFKVNVKSFTLHGKTYPLQVAPYLANGNTTMVPAQFFKEALALTTQWNNQSVAIISGTKVLKFTVGSSKARVGSQEITLPAPVVLKDGMPMIPVRFVTDNLGYKVGWDAKTSSVYVYK; encoded by the coding sequence ATGGAGAAGAGCAAGAAAGCACTGCCGATCGTGCTGGCATCCGCACTGGCGGCAACCCCGTTGGTCGTAGCGCCAAACCAGGCGAGCGCGTTGACAGATGTGAGCGTCACCGCCGACGACAACACGGCAGGGGAAAATAGCGAGTACGAGATTGAATTTACCCCGGAAGAGGATCTTGATACCGGAGATATCATTTATATCAAATTCGACTCTGACTACGACGTCGACAAAGACATCAGCGAAGACGATATCGATGCGGATTTTGACATCAAGAGTGTAAAAGTTAACGGTAAGGTAATCGAGATCAAAATCGACGATGAAATTAGTGCAGACGATGACGTTTCGCTTACCATCTCGGACGGCATTACAAACCCGGATGATGATGGCACCTATAAAGTAGGCGTACAGACAACAAATGAAAAAGGCTACGAGTACGACGACGTAAAAATCAAGGAAGACGGCGGTTCGAAGAATAGCAGCAGCTCCGGCAAGTTCGCCGTTGATGTCAGCAGCAAGGCCGGTGGCGACAAGGTGTCCATCGAGCTTGGCGACTTCGACCTCAAGGGCAGCAGCGAGCTGGAGACAGGTGAGACCATCACCGTCATCTTCCCGGATGAAGACATGCTGCCTAGCAGCATTGACGAGGCCGATGTGAAGGTAAACGGCAAAACCGCCAAGTCGGTTGACGTAGACGGCGACGAAGTGTCCATCGACGTGCCGAGCGGTGCCGACGGCGATGATTACATCAATCTCGAGTTCCTGAAATCCGCAGGCATCACCAACCCGGATAAGGCTGACAAATACACGTTCAAGGTAAAATACGACGGCACTACATATACGTCGAAAGAGTTTGAAGTGACGAAATCCGGCTCCAGCTCCACCACGGAATCCGGGAACTACACGGTAAACCTATCGGATCCGGCTGCAGGCGCACGTTCCAGCTACATTTTCGAGACGGACTTCGGCAGCAAGGAACTGAAGGCTGATTCCGAGCTGGTCATCGAGTTCCCGTCTGCCGACATGGTTCCGGCGATTCTGTCGCCATCTGATTTCTCGATCAACGGGAAGACGGCGAAAAAAGTTGTGGCTTCGGGCAACAAGGTGTATATTACGACCCCTAGCAACTTCTCTTCGGACAGCGACGTGAAGGTGACAGTTTCCTACACGGCATGGATCACGAATCCGAAGACGCCAGGCTCCTATACCTTGAAAACGACCGTCGCAGGCAAAACCATCGAGTCCAAATCGTTCTCGATCGGCGGCTCTTCTGTGAATCCGACGACGCCAACCACACCGACGGCTCCGACGACTCCTACGACCACCACGCCGGTCAACAACAGCACGGCTACCATTACCCTGACCTCCAATGCGCTCGCCAAGCCGACTGGCGTCAATGTGGCGATCAAAGGGTTGGGTGTAGGACTTGCGAAACAGCGAGACTTCATCGAGCTGGTATTCCCGGCTGGCTACAAAGTGCCTGCTTACATCGCGCCTGCGAACATCACAGTCAATGGCGTAGCAGCAAACTACGTAGCGGTCCGCGGCCAAAACATCCTGGTGTATCCTGCGCAAGACATTCCAGCCGCTACGGCAGCGACTGTCTCCATCAATGCAGCGGCGAACATCGTGAATCCGGCCGTGAAAAACGCGTACAGCATTAGCGTGTACACATCGGAAGAGAAAGGGCTGCAATTTGCCCGCGCTGTGGGTGTGGGAATGCCGTCGCCTGCCCAACCGGTAGTGACGACGCCAACTACTCCGACCACGACGACACCGACGACGCAGCAGCCGGCAGTGAATGTACCGGCCAACTCTGCGCTGTTCAAAGTCAACGTGAAGTCGTTTACCCTGCACGGCAAAACGTACCCGCTGCAAGTAGCGCCTTATCTGGCAAACGGCAACACCACGATGGTTCCAGCGCAATTCTTCAAGGAAGCATTGGCGCTGACGACCCAATGGAACAACCAGTCCGTCGCGATCATCAGCGGGACGAAGGTGTTGAAATTCACCGTGGGATCCAGCAAAGCACGTGTTGGCAGCCAAGAAATCACATTGCCAGCTCCTGTTGTCCTGAAAGACGGCATGCCGATGATTCCGGTCCGCTTTGTAACGGATAACCTCGGATACAAAGTAGGCTGGGATGCCAAGACATCCAGCGTGTACGTATACAAGTAA
- the mce gene encoding methylmalonyl-CoA epimerase gives MKAPNKIAHIGIAVRQLDAVLPFYTEQLGLTLLGMEEVASEQVKVAFLEIGESRIELLEPLSPQSPIATFIEKRGEGIHHIALDVDDVEERLANLKENGVPLINDKPKDGAHHARIGFLHPKAANGVLYELCQYPKEGESGHE, from the coding sequence GTGAAAGCGCCGAATAAGATTGCCCACATCGGAATTGCTGTAAGACAGCTGGATGCGGTTTTGCCGTTTTACACGGAGCAGCTGGGATTGACCCTGCTCGGCATGGAGGAAGTAGCGAGTGAGCAGGTCAAAGTGGCGTTCCTGGAAATTGGCGAGAGCCGGATCGAACTTTTGGAACCCCTTTCTCCTCAGAGCCCGATTGCGACTTTCATCGAAAAGCGGGGAGAGGGCATCCATCATATTGCGTTGGATGTAGACGATGTAGAGGAACGGTTGGCCAACCTGAAAGAGAACGGTGTGCCGTTGATCAACGACAAGCCGAAGGACGGGGCTCACCACGCCCGAATCGGATTCTTGCACCCGAAAGCGGCGAACGGAGTCTTGTACGAGTTGTGCCAATATCCGAAAGAGGGAGAATCCGGCCACGAGTAA